A single Mucilaginibacter inviolabilis DNA region contains:
- a CDS encoding alpha-L-fucosidase yields MKKLFIACLLSVFFIPSVFAQKELSRDERMKWWREARFGMFIHWGDYAELGGIYKGYEVGHGGEWIMNRAKIPVAEYQQFAKKFNPVKYDADAWVKQAKEAGMKYIVITAKHHDGFAMFKSNASKWNIADATPYGKDVLKPLAAACKKYGIKLGFYYSQAQDWNNPGGAAARKVSAEGWPNPDSAKIDAYTKDHTGHWDPAQTTSTMAEYIDRVAVPQVKELLTNYGDVAVIWWDTPTNMTDEFAQKLNDVLKLQPNIITNDRLKRPNFAGDYKTPEQKIPNLSELDGKDWETCMTMNGTWGYKSYDHKWKSPETLIHNLVDIASKGGNYLLNVGPNAEGEFPQESIASLKKMGEWMKVNGEAIYATKASPLPALSWGRCTLKPNGKNTILYLSVFNWPADGKLVVPGLKNEIVNAKMLAGGTTLKTDASNDGVTINVPANATDNIATVIKVEVKGAVASQTANQNGKMKTGALD; encoded by the coding sequence GCCGAACTGGGCGGTATATACAAGGGTTACGAGGTTGGTCATGGCGGCGAATGGATCATGAACCGGGCTAAGATACCCGTTGCCGAATACCAGCAATTTGCCAAAAAATTCAATCCCGTAAAATATGATGCCGATGCCTGGGTAAAACAGGCTAAAGAGGCGGGTATGAAATATATTGTGATTACAGCCAAGCATCACGATGGCTTTGCCATGTTTAAATCAAACGCCAGTAAATGGAACATTGCCGATGCCACACCTTATGGTAAAGATGTTTTAAAACCTTTGGCTGCTGCCTGCAAAAAATATGGTATCAAACTCGGGTTTTATTATTCGCAGGCGCAGGATTGGAATAATCCGGGTGGAGCTGCTGCCCGCAAGGTAAGCGCCGAGGGCTGGCCAAATCCCGATTCGGCCAAAATAGATGCTTATACTAAAGACCACACCGGTCATTGGGATCCGGCCCAAACCACATCAACCATGGCCGAGTATATCGATAGGGTAGCCGTTCCGCAGGTAAAAGAATTATTGACCAATTATGGCGATGTAGCCGTAATCTGGTGGGATACGCCAACCAACATGACCGATGAGTTTGCTCAAAAACTGAACGATGTGTTAAAGCTGCAGCCCAATATCATCACCAATGATCGCTTAAAGCGCCCCAACTTTGCCGGAGATTATAAAACTCCCGAGCAAAAAATCCCTAACCTGAGTGAGCTGGATGGTAAAGACTGGGAAACCTGTATGACCATGAACGGCACCTGGGGCTATAAAAGCTATGACCATAAATGGAAATCGCCCGAAACACTGATCCATAACCTCGTTGATATCGCATCAAAAGGAGGCAACTACCTGTTAAACGTTGGTCCAAATGCAGAAGGAGAATTTCCGCAGGAAAGCATAGCCTCTTTAAAAAAGATGGGTGAGTGGATGAAAGTAAATGGCGAAGCCATATACGCCACCAAAGCAAGTCCGCTGCCTGCGCTAAGCTGGGGTCGTTGTACACTTAAACCCAATGGCAAAAATACCATACTGTACTTATCAGTATTTAACTGGCCCGCAGATGGCAAACTGGTTGTTCCCGGCTTAAAAAATGAAATAGTTAACGCCAAAATGCTGGCAGGTGGAACCACCTTAAAAACCGATGCATCCAACGATGGAGTAACTATAAATGTACCAGCCAATGCTACAGATAATATAGCCACTGTAATTAAGGTGGAAGTGAAGGGAGCGGTAGCATCCCAAACAGCCAATCAAAATGGTAAAATGAAAACCGGAGCGCTTGATTAA
- a CDS encoding AraC family transcriptional regulator: MKPQLLKVSAGPAQSFSVRQDLIPCINNRWHYHPEIELIHFKKGSGTQFVGDNIRPFNAGDIVMIGAYLPHYWRFDDVYFAKEETAPVDIRVAHFCENFWGNGFLQLPENKMIKTVLEKARRGIQITGRAKNAIAGIMENLLTAEGSKRIILLMEALNIIAGYEHADILSSIGFSPNMDKSGNDCINVIYEYSLANFKNKIHMDELADLAGISPNSFCRYFKSRTRKTYSKFLLEIRVGHACKLLIENRLPLKQLCYESGFNNFTNFHKYFKQITGKSPLNYQREFIQTKTSSW; this comes from the coding sequence ATGAAGCCACAATTACTCAAAGTATCTGCAGGTCCTGCTCAGTCTTTCAGTGTACGACAAGACCTCATTCCATGTATTAACAACAGGTGGCATTACCACCCCGAAATTGAACTGATCCATTTTAAAAAAGGAAGCGGGACACAGTTTGTAGGTGATAATATCAGGCCATTCAATGCCGGGGATATTGTGATGATAGGCGCATATCTGCCGCATTACTGGCGCTTTGATGATGTTTATTTTGCAAAGGAAGAAACCGCCCCGGTTGATATCAGGGTAGCTCATTTTTGTGAGAATTTTTGGGGGAATGGGTTTTTACAATTGCCAGAAAATAAAATGATCAAAACGGTATTGGAAAAGGCCCGCCGGGGTATACAAATTACCGGCAGGGCAAAAAATGCCATTGCCGGGATTATGGAAAACCTGCTTACTGCCGAAGGATCAAAACGGATCATTTTACTGATGGAGGCGCTGAATATTATTGCCGGGTATGAGCATGCCGATATCCTGTCGTCTATTGGGTTTAGTCCGAACATGGATAAATCGGGCAATGATTGTATCAATGTGATTTACGAATACTCCCTGGCTAATTTCAAAAACAAGATCCATATGGATGAGCTTGCCGATTTGGCCGGCATCAGTCCAAATTCCTTTTGCCGGTATTTTAAATCGCGCACGCGTAAAACCTACTCCAAGTTTTTATTGGAGATAAGAGTGGGGCACGCCTGTAAATTACTTATCGAAAACAGGCTGCCTTTAAAGCAACTTTGCTATGAAAGCGGGTTCAACAACTTTACCAATTTTCATAAATACTTTAAGCAGATAACCGGTAAAAGCCCGCTGAATTATCAAAGGGAATTTATCCAGACAAAAACAAGCTCCTGGTAG